The genomic interval AACTCACCGAAACTGATCTCATGCGGGAAAAGACCCGGGGACGAAATATTATCAACCGACTGCTCGAGCGCGGTTATCAGTTTTCGCTGGATGACTTCGGTTCCGGTCATTCCTCGCTATCCTATCTCAAGAATTTGAATTTCAACTATCTCAAGATAGACCGCTCTTTTGTCAGCGATATGGCCGCCGAAAGGCGCATCTATGAGATAGTAAATACTGCCATCACCCTTGGTCATGAACTGGGCAGCAGTGTCGTAGCCGAAGGGGTTGAAAACCGGGAAGATCTCAAGCTGCTGAAGGGAATGGACTGCGACTGCGTTCAGGGCTATTATATCAGCAGGCCCCTCTCTTTAAAAAAACTGCTAGATTTCTGCCAGGAGTGGCAGCCGGAGGATATCACCGATTTGAGTCCCGCTCGTTACGAGGATCTGCCAGAAAACGAATCGGGCTTGTCCTCGGCCGTTGGGCCTGTTTCAGATTTTAGCGGCTGACAAAAAAACGAGAAAAAACATTTAGCGGATCGGAGGTGTCTCTGCGTGAATTATAAAGATTATTCGCTGGAGGATTTTTCTGAGATGCTGGCTTCTAAAAATCCGACTCCGGGCGGAGGCAGCGCTGCCGCTGTCGGAGGGGCGCTGGCCGCTTCTCTGCTTTTGATGGTTGTCCGGGTTACAGCCCGAAGCCCGGAGCTGGAAAGCCTGGAGGATATTCTGGAAGCCAAAAAGCTGAAATGCCTGGAGCTGATCGAGGAGGACGCCGACTGTTTTAATCGGGTGATGGAGGCTCATCGACTTCCCCGGAGCAGCGAAAAAAAGCGGCGGCAGCGGCGGCGCGAGATAGAGGCTGCCCTAAAAAAAGCCTCCAATTCACCGCTGGAGATGCTCGATCTGACATCGGAGATCGCCGAACTCGCCGTCGAGATCGTCGAAAAAGGCAATCCCAATGCGGTGGCCGATGCAGCCGCGGCCGGTCTGGCCGCCCACGCAGCAGCTGAAACCGCTTTCTATAATATTATGACCAATCTGGAATCGATAGAGGATGAAAAATTTGTCGAAAAGGCCGGCAGCCGCGCCTACAGACTGCGCGAGGAGACGGCCTCGCTCAAAGAAGAGGTGATAAAAAAGACCGAGGATAAAATCTCGATTCTCGGCCGGGACTGGCAGCTTTGATATACCGCCGGTGAATCAGGCAGGAGGAGGAATAGAAATTGAACGAAAGCAGGGCTGAAAACAGAGAAAAAAAACCGGGCATGGTGCATGTATATACAGGCAGCGGCAAGGGCAAGACCACTGCTGCCATCGGGATAACGATAAGAGCTCTGGGAGCAGGGCTCAGGGTTTTTTTCGCCCAGTTTATCAAGGGCAGACGTTACAGCGAGCTGGAGATACTGGAAGATATGGAGAATCTGGAGCTCAGGCAGTACGGACAGAAAGGTTTTATCCGGGGAAAACCGCAGGCTCGGGATTTAGAGCTGGCCCGCAGGGGCTTAAAAGAGACAGCCAGAGCTTTAAAAAGCGGCAAATACGGGCTGGTAGTACTGGATGAGGCCACCATAGCACTAAAATATGAGCTTTTTACGCTGGACGAGCTGCTGGAAATTCTGGCAGAAAGGGACAGAGGTGTGGAAGCGGTTGTGACCGGGGGTGGGGCGCCGCCGGAGCTGATCGAAAGCGCCGACCTGGTCACCAGCATGGAAAAGATAAAACATTATTTCGATGAGGGAGTTTCGGCCCGACCGGGCATCGAGAAGTGAAAACGGGCAGCTTCCCTTTTTGCCTTTAAAAGGGAAAGCTGCCCGTTTTTTGCATTTTCATTCTTTAAGGCTTCGATCTCTCTGGCGAATATATTAAGATATTATTCTTCTATATCACTGTCTTCAACCAAAAGTCCCTTATGAGGTTTATCGCTGAGCTCGCCCTCGGGTCCTTCAAACTTTCTGTCCCAGCCGGTAAGGCCGGAGATCAAAAGGACCAAAAGCAGGGCAAAACCGTAAAATACGAAGGGAGTAAGCTGAGTCGGCAGCACCGGATCGACAAAAGCATATTCAGCTGCCTGAGCTTCGATGGTCGTTACCAGCAAAAGCAGACCGCCGCTCCAGGGGAAGACATAACCGAGAGAAGATGTCGGCCCGTCCAAAAAGGCAGCCCGCCGGTAAGGGTGAATTCCATAGGACTCACCCAGTTCTCTTACAAAGGGAGCAGCTGCCACCTCGGCGGCGGTGTTGATGGTGATAACTGTGTTCATGGCGGCAACGACAGCCCAATAGGAAAGCTCCACGCGCCAGAGCATGCCCTTGATATTGCTGCGGGCGAATACCATAATATCGTGCATGGCACCGCTGAGCTGTATCAGATGACCCATGGACACTATCAGCATGACCAGTATAGCGTACTCAACATATCCGGCAATTCCATCGATCAAAGCTCCCGACATGGTCAGTTCTTCAAAATCAAAGTGTACCAGATCACTGAGCGGAGCCAGGCCTAATATGAGGTTCAATATAAAACCGACAGCGATGCCCCAGCTCAAAGATACGATGAGATGATACCCGCTAAAAGCTACAAACAGCACCACGGCAAAGGGTATTAAAAGCCAGAGTCCGGCAGGATCGGCGTATTCAGCAACTATCTCCGCTCCCTCGCCTACAGCAGCTGCGTCCGGAGCTCCGCCCAACCACAGATAGAGAAATATAACAGGTATAGCAGCTATTATTACGTATTTAAAACGATAGCGGACAACTCCAGGGACATCAGTATTCTGTGTTGCCGCCGAGACGATGGTGGTATCGGATATAGGTGCCAGCTTATCGTCAAAGGCAGCGCCGCTGAGAATGGCACCACCCAGAATAACTGGATGCGCTCCAACTGCAATGCCGGCTGGATACATCAGCGTACCAAAGGCTACTGCCGTGCCATAACCGGTTCCCACAGCCGAACAGAAAATAGCGGCCAGAATGAAGGTCAATGTGGTAAAAATAGCGCCCTCCGCGCCGGCGAGTTCAGCCAGCCAGATCAGACCTTCGACCAGACCGCCGGCCTGCAAAACCTCCGAAAACATACCGGCAAAAAACCAGGCAACTATAGCCACAGCACCTATCGTTTGAGTAAAACCTTCCATTACAGCCTGGGCATAGGTATGACCGTCCTGTTTGCAGAGCACCATTCCTACAATTAAGCCGATAACAGCTCCCAGCGAAAGACCGTTGGTGGTAACAACCTCGGTCATGCTGGCTATGATAGCCCAGACGATAAAGAAAAGCATGGGGATGGCTGATCCGAAAGATCCCAGCCTAAAATCGATACTGGTCACCTCATCAACTTCCGGTTCTAACTGAAACTTCTCTTCATCCGCCATATACCAACCCTCCTGTTTTAGTTATTATTTTAATTTTTTATTATTGCGGCTTTTCCACATACTCTTAATATTCCGGCTTTTATGCAATTGTTTTCCCTGCAGCTCACCTCCTTTGCTGGCTTAAACGCAGCAATAGCCCGGAATCAGAAACCGGACAGGATCAATTTTAAAACAGAAAGCGCAGGTTTCAAATCACCGGGCTTATCTTCTTATGCTTTTTATTTGACGGTTTAAGCCTGTGAATTATGTTTGAAAATGGAAATGTTCTTATATTTTCCGGTTTTAAGTATAATATATTTTGAAAATAAAATCAACTTTGATAAAATTTTCACTTTATTGCTTTTTATCCCCTCCGCTCAAGTTTAGTTTTCGGTTATTTTTATGTGGTCGACTGGAAAGCAAAATAAATTTTTGAGAAATAAAAAAGCCCCCGTCAGGGGGCTGATTGAAGTTTATATAGCCGGTATCATTTTGTTTTAGCACAGGGGTTTTGTTATTCTTGAATTCGGTTTACCCGGCGAGCATGCTCTCCAGGAACCAAATTTTCAGATTGTAATAATCTGCCTGTTCTTCCATTTCGCCCACAACATCAAATTCGTCGGCCTCATCTGCTTTTTCTCGGATCTCTACAGCCAGTGATTTCATCTCCCTCAAGTCTTCCAGCACTATTTCTATAACTTCATCATGATCAAATTCGCGCGCTTCAAGTTCTTCAACAGTAGCTTTGTCTGCATAATCTTCCAGTTTAACCAGCGGCATTTCGCCTTTCATTTTTAATATTTCAGCGATTTCATCGTAATAAACGAAAAATTCTTCGTAAACTTCTTCCGTGAACTCATGCAGCTGGACGAATCTAGGACCTACAACATTCCAGTGCAAATTGTGAAGCTTGGAATTAAGTACTGCCAGATTGGAAAGATAGACCTGTAAATCATCGTAGAAATCCATTTTAAATTCCTCCTGTTGTTTTGTTGTTTCATTTATTATCTCATTATCAGAAACTATTACTGATTATAGCATAGTATTTCGGGCCTGTCAATCAGTTTATCCAGGAAATCCTCCTCCTCTGAGTTTTGTACTTGCTATCGCTGATATGATATGATGAAGAAAAAGTAATTTTCCGCTCGCCGGCTGAAGTTCGGCAGCGATATTAAGGGCAGGTGAGCTTTTTGCATCCCCTAATCATCAGATTTTTATTGATTCTGGCAGCAGTAATACTGGACTGGTTTTTGGCCGACCGAGAACCTTTTACTCATCCTGTGGTCTTGATAGGCAGGCTGATTGAATGGCTTGAAAAAAAGCTGGTGGAGGAAGGACCTTTAGAGAGGAGTATTCCCGCCGGCTTATTTATAACAGCAGCTACCCTTATCGCTGCGGGTGGTCTCACCTACTTTCTTGTGCGGATCACCCTGGCCCTCCATCCGCTGCTGGGAGCCTTTTTCGCTCTTTACATATATTATACTGGCCTGGCCGCCGGATCATTGGCCCGGGAAGGACGAAAACTGGCAGAAAGTCTGGCCGAAGGCCGGCTGGAGGAAGCCCGTGAGCGGGCCGATATGCTCATAACCCGTGATGCTGAGCGGATGAATGAGGAAGATCTGAGCAGGGCCGGAATCGAAACAGTAGCCGAAAATCTCAATGATGCCGTCATAGCTCCTCTTTTTTACGGGCAGATTTTCGGGCCCACCGGTGTCATACTCTACAAAGCCATAGATACGCTCGATTCAATGCTGGGCTACAAAAACAGCCGCTATATAAAGCTGGGACGGGCAGCGGCCAAAATCGACGATCTGGCTTCCTGGCCGCCGGCCCGGATGACGGCGATTGTGCTGGTGATCGCCTCGCTCATGCCCGGTTATAGCGCCCAGAAAAGCCTCACCACCCTGCGCAAAGATGCCCGCAAAACCTCCAGTCCCAATGCGGGTTATCCCGAGGCGGCTATGGCAGGGGCTCTTAAAGTCAGGCTGGGCGGCCCCGATTATTATTTCGGCGAGCTGGTGGAAAAACCCTATCTGGGCGAAAGCAACCGCCCCTGTACTCCGGCCTCGCTCCGGCGGGCGGTAAAGCTTATCTACATAACCGAAATACTCTTTGTGCTGGCAGCGGGCTCTATCGGTCGTTTTTTGGCTGCCACCCCGTTTTTGAGCTGATAGGGCCGGCTGAGAGCAGGAAAAATTGCAATCTGACTATCAGGAGGCAAACCGATAATGAATATAAGGCACGGCGGCGACATCTATAAATATGAGAGGGATCTGATCGATTTCAGCAGCAATATAAATCCCCTGGGGCCTCCTCAGGCTCTGGAGAAGGTTTTCAACTCCGACTGGCAGCAGATCACCCGCTATCCGGACAGAGAGTACCGCCGGCTGAGAGAAATGCTGGCGGAAAAACACGATATCGAGCCGGAGGGAGTGGTGGTCGGCAACGGGGCCATCGAGCTCATCTATCTGGTGGGTCGACTTTTAGCCGACAGTTCAGCTGTGATTCCAGAACCGACTTTCTCGGAGTATGCTCATGTGCTGGATATAAACGAAGGCAGGATAGAACGGGTGCTGCGTGACCCTGGAAAGGGATTTCGGCTGCCGCTAAAATCACTGCGCCGGAAGCTGAACCGGACCGCAGCAGTCTTTCTCTGCCGGCCGAACAATCCTGCCGGTGAGCTCATTCCCCGCCAGAAGCTGGACCGCGAGCTGCCCCGGGACAGGCTGATCATCTCCGATGAATCCTTTCTGGATTTTCTGCCCGAAGATGAGGAGGAAACGCTGACAGAATGGCTGCCCGAACACGACAGGCTGGTGGTGCTGCGCTCGGCCACCAAATTTTATGCTCTGCCCGGACTCAGGCTCGGTTATGCTCTTACCACGCCGGAGCTGGCCGCCAGAATGCGCCGGCATCAGATAACCTGGTCGGTAAATGCTCTGGCCTGCGCGGCCGGCCGGATCATCTACGGACAAAAGAGCCAGGGTGATTTTCAAAAACGATCCCAGCGCTGGCTTGCCCGGGAGCAGGAATATCTCCGCAGCCGGCTGGAGCAGATCACCCATTTTGAGCTATTCCCGGGCCGGGCCAACTTTTTACTGCTCAAAATCAGACATGAGCAGTTCACGGCGAAAAAGCTGAACGAGAGAATGCGTCAGCGGGGACTTTTGATCAGGGAGGCGGACAGCTTTAGCGGTCTGGACGAAAGTTACTTCCGGGTGGCGGTAAAATCGCGCCAGGCTAACGATAAACTGATCGCCGCCCTCACCTCTGCTGTGGGCGAATCCGAGAACGGAGGAGAATATTCATGATTCCCGCTTCTGAGCTGAACCTCAGAGATTCTTTGAGATCGATCGATCGGCCGGTGGACCTGGCCATGCCGGCAAGCCTGGGCGAGATATGTCAGGGGATTCACCGGGGACGGGAACAGCTGGCCTCCTATGCCGTCGATATATACAACCGGATGATCTTCTGTCCTGGCTGTCTTGCCGAACTTTCCGGGGTCGATGAAGCCGGAGCGGCGGCCGACCGGCCGCAAAAACCCGGGCCGATGGGAAATGCAGGCGCGGCCGGCGATCCTCCCAGGCTCCATTATTATCAGCTTTTGCCCTCTGCCGGGCCTGGGAGGAAGCTCAGGGCGGCAGCCGGCCCGCTGCCCGCCAAGCTGAAAAAACTCTACCGCCAGCATTTAACGCTGAGAGGCAGCGCCGGCCTGCCCGAGCGCTTCAGCATCCTGCATATATGCCGCATTCCGCTCAGCCGCGGGATGGGCAGCAGCACGGCCGATCTAGCTCTATTGAGCGCCGGGCTGGCCGCCCTGAGCGGCCGCCGCCTGTATCCGGGCGAGCTGGCCCGCCGCCTTACGGCCGTAGAGCCCACCGACAGCGTTATCTTCCCGGAGATAACCATCTTCGAACAAAACCGGGCCACGGGCTGGCAGAGGCTGGAAAACCTCGCGGATGATCTCAGGGTTTTGGCCCTGGGTCTGCCCGGCAGCATCGATACTGTAGCCGGCCGCCGGGGGCGGAAAACTCCTCCGGAGATCGACCGGGCCTTCTGGCTTTTGCACAGAGCTTTAAAAGAGAAAAAAGCCGAACTTTTGGGGCGAGCCGCCCTGGTGAGCGCTGAAAGCTGGCAGGACCGGCTCGATTATCCCGGGCTGGAAGATCTGATCGAACTGGCTCTATCTCGGGGTTCTTTGGGAGTGAATATAGCTCACAGCGGCAGATTCGCAGGAGTGATTTTTCGGCCCGGAGAGCTAAACCGGGAAAAATTCCGGCAGGATCTCGGCCGCAGAGGGCTCACCGCCTGCTATTCTTTTAAAGCTGAATACAGCATCGTTCCCGGCGGAATCAGAGATTTGACCGCAGAGTAAAGTTACATAGAAAAAGCCCCGGCTGAGACCGGGGCGGAAGCGATATCCTCTGCGGTTTAAATTTTCAGCTTTATTCCGGCCTCTTCATCGGCCGACTTCACTTCTTTTTAGCTTAACAGCAAATTTAGAAGCTCACCTCATAATTTTCCAGGCTATCCCTGCTGATGCCCACCCTGATGGTTTTGCGGGGGTTGACCAGCTGACAGATCTCGACCTCGCCGGCTATGCTCAAAAGCGAAACTATATCCGGACGCTCAAGCGGTATTCTCTCCTCCAGGAAATCGTAGATCTCCTCCAGCCCCAGATCTATCGCTTTCTCGAGATCTTCATGCGAGGTTATCGCATACCAGTAATCTTCATCCTTCAGCATGGGCCATCTGCGGCTTTTATCCTTGATGAGCTCCAACCGCAGGGTGATCTCGCCGCCTATCTCAACCCCGCAGATGGAAACCTCACCATCACCCATTAAAGCATGCATATCGCCCAGAGAAATTTTTCCTGACTCTTCAAAAACCGGCAGATAAAGCGAGCTGCCGGCGGTCAATTTCTTGATGTCCATATTGCCGCCGTGTCGGCCCGGATTGCCGGTATCTATCCTCTCATCTGCCGGCATGGTGCCCAGCACACCGATCATGGGATCGATTTCCAGGCGGATATCTTCGTTAAAGACAGCCTCACCGTCTTCGATCGGAATCAGGCGGGTGGTAGCCTCCTCCAGCATATCACCATAACAGCCCGCATCGGGTATGGTAACCATAGCGCCCTGATCGTCCAGCTCAATATTCTCGATATCGATCTTGAGGATATCTCCCGGCTCAGCTCCCGTTATCCCGATAGGCCCGGTGGCAGGAGCCAGTTTATCCCAGTCCAGATCATCCAGCGTATCCTCGGGCGAGGTTATCTCCTCGTTAAATCCATCCCGCACCGAGACCCTGACCTGTTCTCCAGGTTTTATCTTCTCGATCACCTCAAGTCCGGGTTCAAAATCGAAGATAACCTCTTCTCTGCCTATCTCTTTCATCAAAATCCCCCCTCGAATATTTGATATTACAACAGCGCCTAAAATAAATGACAAAAAAATTATTATCTTCATAATTTATGATAACAGAATACTACAATCAGCACAAACAAAACAACTTCCTTCAAAGATCAATACAATGCAGCTTTTGAGCCAGACAGCCGGCCGTCTCGGAAAAATAATCAGCTCCGAGCAAAATTTCCTCATCGCAGGAATTGGTCACAAAAAGCGGTTCGACGAGCACTGCCGGCATAGCAGTTTTCCTCAGCACATAAAGTCTTTTGCTCTTTTTTATTCCCCGGTCGGGCATCCCCCAGAGTCGGATAAGCCCGGTCTGTATTTCTTCAGCCAGTTTTTCTCCCTTTTTGCTGCCGGGATAAAAAAAGGTCTCACAGCCCCGGGCGCTTCCGCAGTGAAAGCCGTTGTGATGCAGCGAAATAAAAAGATCGGCCGACCAATCCCCGGCATTTTTGACTCTTTTTGATAGTTTCATATTGTAATCGCCGCTTCTCAGCAGCAGAGGATCATGGCCCAGACTCAAAAGCCGGGAAAAAAGTTCTGCACCAAGCTCAAGATTAAGCTTTTTTTCCTCTGTCCTCTTCCCCACCGCTCCCGCATCCCCGCCGCCGTGTCCTGGATCGATAGCGATCCTCCTGCCCATTTTATTATTCCCCCTCACAAATTATTTCATCAAGTATATCAGGACCGACCTGCTCCCGCAATGACGGCTGTTATCACATTTTCTCACTTTTATGCGTTATATATGCCATAACTTTTACCCTTCTCGGACAGAATTATCACATTTTTACGCTATAATTTGTAGTGAAGAGGATAAAAAAATAACTCATATACAGGAGGTATTAATCATGAAAGCAGCTAAAGTTCTGGCTCTGGTTCTGGTCCTTTCGCTGGTGGTTATTGGGGCAGCAGCCTGTGGTGTGCCGGAAGAGGACGAATTCGAAGATGACATGGAAGAAGATGACTTTGGCCTGCAGCAGAATATCGTAGCAGAAGAGGTAGTCGAGGCAGATCACGCTCCTGAACTCGATATAGTTCTCGGTTAAATACCTCGTTAAGTACAGAATTTAAGGACCTCTGTTAAGGATTATCGTAATTTTGAGGCGGGATCTGGACACCCCCTCTGAGGAGCGGCTCCGAGGAGGGGGGTTTCGTCCCGCCTCAAGGACATTATCTCTAAGGCAGAGTGAAAATTTAAACTATAAAAGCTCCAATATTTTGATCCAACCTTTAAGGAGGCTAACTATCGACATCAGAAAAACACTTATCGCAGCACTCATCGCAATCGGACTCACAGCCAGCCTGGGACTCGGTGTTCAGGCTCAGACTGCAGAAGCAGATGTAGCAACTATTGATATGCAGGAAGTTCTGATGGCTCATCCTGCCATCCAGGATGCTCAACAGCAGCTGC from Halarsenatibacter silvermanii carries:
- a CDS encoding acetamidase/formamidase family protein; the protein is MKEIGREEVIFDFEPGLEVIEKIKPGEQVRVSVRDGFNEEITSPEDTLDDLDWDKLAPATGPIGITGAEPGDILKIDIENIELDDQGAMVTIPDAGCYGDMLEEATTRLIPIEDGEAVFNEDIRLEIDPMIGVLGTMPADERIDTGNPGRHGGNMDIKKLTAGSSLYLPVFEESGKISLGDMHALMGDGEVSICGVEIGGEITLRLELIKDKSRRWPMLKDEDYWYAITSHEDLEKAIDLGLEEIYDFLEERIPLERPDIVSLLSIAGEVEICQLVNPRKTIRVGISRDSLENYEVSF
- a CDS encoding Dps family protein, producing MDFYDDLQVYLSNLAVLNSKLHNLHWNVVGPRFVQLHEFTEEVYEEFFVYYDEIAEILKMKGEMPLVKLEDYADKATVEELEAREFDHDEVIEIVLEDLREMKSLAVEIREKADEADEFDVVGEMEEQADYYNLKIWFLESMLAG
- the cbiB gene encoding adenosylcobinamide-phosphate synthase CbiB, which encodes MSFLHPLIIRFLLILAAVILDWFLADREPFTHPVVLIGRLIEWLEKKLVEEGPLERSIPAGLFITAATLIAAGGLTYFLVRITLALHPLLGAFFALYIYYTGLAAGSLAREGRKLAESLAEGRLEEARERADMLITRDAERMNEEDLSRAGIETVAENLNDAVIAPLFYGQIFGPTGVILYKAIDTLDSMLGYKNSRYIKLGRAAAKIDDLASWPPARMTAIVLVIASLMPGYSAQKSLTTLRKDARKTSSPNAGYPEAAMAGALKVRLGGPDYYFGELVEKPYLGESNRPCTPASLRRAVKLIYITEILFVLAAGSIGRFLAATPFLS
- a CDS encoding cob(I)yrinic acid a,c-diamide adenosyltransferase: MNESRAENREKKPGMVHVYTGSGKGKTTAAIGITIRALGAGLRVFFAQFIKGRRYSELEILEDMENLELRQYGQKGFIRGKPQARDLELARRGLKETARALKSGKYGLVVLDEATIALKYELFTLDELLEILAERDRGVEAVVTGGGAPPELIESADLVTSMEKIKHYFDEGVSARPGIEK
- a CDS encoding N-acetylmuramoyl-L-alanine amidase family protein, with the translated sequence MGRRIAIDPGHGGGDAGAVGKRTEEKKLNLELGAELFSRLLSLGHDPLLLRSGDYNMKLSKRVKNAGDWSADLFISLHHNGFHCGSARGCETFFYPGSKKGEKLAEEIQTGLIRLWGMPDRGIKKSKRLYVLRKTAMPAVLVEPLFVTNSCDEEILLGADYFSETAGCLAQKLHCIDL
- the cobD gene encoding threonine-phosphate decarboxylase CobD, producing MNIRHGGDIYKYERDLIDFSSNINPLGPPQALEKVFNSDWQQITRYPDREYRRLREMLAEKHDIEPEGVVVGNGAIELIYLVGRLLADSSAVIPEPTFSEYAHVLDINEGRIERVLRDPGKGFRLPLKSLRRKLNRTAAVFLCRPNNPAGELIPRQKLDRELPRDRLIISDESFLDFLPEDEEETLTEWLPEHDRLVVLRSATKFYALPGLRLGYALTTPELAARMRRHQITWSVNALACAAGRIIYGQKSQGDFQKRSQRWLAREQEYLRSRLEQITHFELFPGRANFLLLKIRHEQFTAKKLNERMRQRGLLIREADSFSGLDESYFRVAVKSRQANDKLIAALTSAVGESENGGEYS
- a CDS encoding Na+/H+ antiporter NhaC family protein — encoded protein: MADEEKFQLEPEVDEVTSIDFRLGSFGSAIPMLFFIVWAIIASMTEVVTTNGLSLGAVIGLIVGMVLCKQDGHTYAQAVMEGFTQTIGAVAIVAWFFAGMFSEVLQAGGLVEGLIWLAELAGAEGAIFTTLTFILAAIFCSAVGTGYGTAVAFGTLMYPAGIAVGAHPVILGGAILSGAAFDDKLAPISDTTIVSAATQNTDVPGVVRYRFKYVIIAAIPVIFLYLWLGGAPDAAAVGEGAEIVAEYADPAGLWLLIPFAVVLFVAFSGYHLIVSLSWGIAVGFILNLILGLAPLSDLVHFDFEELTMSGALIDGIAGYVEYAILVMLIVSMGHLIQLSGAMHDIMVFARSNIKGMLWRVELSYWAVVAAMNTVITINTAAEVAAAPFVRELGESYGIHPYRRAAFLDGPTSSLGYVFPWSGGLLLLVTTIEAQAAEYAFVDPVLPTQLTPFVFYGFALLLVLLISGLTGWDRKFEGPEGELSDKPHKGLLVEDSDIEE
- a CDS encoding cyclodeaminase/cyclohydrolase family protein: MNYKDYSLEDFSEMLASKNPTPGGGSAAAVGGALAASLLLMVVRVTARSPELESLEDILEAKKLKCLELIEEDADCFNRVMEAHRLPRSSEKKRRQRRREIEAALKKASNSPLEMLDLTSEIAELAVEIVEKGNPNAVADAAAAGLAAHAAAETAFYNIMTNLESIEDEKFVEKAGSRAYRLREETASLKEEVIKKTEDKISILGRDWQL